The Dioscorea cayenensis subsp. rotundata cultivar TDr96_F1 chromosome 8, TDr96_F1_v2_PseudoChromosome.rev07_lg8_w22 25.fasta, whole genome shotgun sequence genome segment CTAAACAGCAACCCAAAAGCATTACAAGGTTCCTGTGCTGAAGCTTAGCAACCAAAACAACCTCATTCCTTAGCTCTAAGAGCCCTTGAGATGATGCCCCTGAGAGTCTCTTAACAGCTATTTCCTGCCCATCCACCAGCACTCCCTGTTTCAATCAAGAAATCAGCATCATactaatatatacacacacacacacacacatatatatatatatatatatttatttcttgtttttgaatAGAAATTTACCTTATAAACTGGTCCAAATCCACCTTCTCCAAGTTTATTGGTCTCAGAGAAGTTATCAGTAGCACTCCTGAGCGTAGCCAAATCTATTAACAGAGACTCTGTGCTTCTGAATTCCTGTTCTTCAACACCTAGTGAAAaagaattaatcaatcaatctcaatcATATTTAGCCTTCATTAATTACTCTTCAGAGATGTTATTTCATAGTGATATAACTCAGTCGGTGCTCTCTTCACAATCCTCTTGCTCACTCTTCTCCTCTGCAACCAAAAGTATGCTCCTGAAAGAAGCACAAAGGCAGCAACTAGAGGAATGACAATAACAACCACCAATCTCACTGTATTTCTTGTCTTCCTTCCGTTGGGAGAGTTACCAGGAGTCTTACTACCAGAACCAATTGTTGGAGCTATACATAACAAcacaaatgaaatgaaactgatcTGTGCTTATAATTTTTACCCTACGATTAAGTGTAGCATGTGATACTCACCGGGACTTATGGAATTGGTGTTATTCTCCAGAAATGGAGGTACAGGTGGCGGAGCCGGCGAGGGTGCCAGCCAAGAAACATTGAAGAATGGATAAGTCTCGTACCTGGCGGTGCAGCTCATGCTGAGAGCCTGGCACCCGATGTTGCCTGAACAGTAGCCACGCACAACTCCAACAGCCTGATTCAAGCACTTGGCGCAGTCACTGTCTGAGAGGTCGCGCGTGCACTGAACCATGCCGTATATATCGCCGGAATCCAAGAAGTTGGACGTGTTTGCCCCGAATCTTGATGAACTTTGATAAGCATTGGATGTGATCTGGTCCATGAGATCGTTGACTCGACTAGTGAAGATGGTAGGATTGGAGGCGTTGTTGATGTTATGGAGATAATAGAAGTCATCGTTGGCCGGATGAGAGAAGAAGGGGTGGTGGGAGTAGCGGAGAAGGCAGAGGTCGAAGCGGATGGCGGCGGAGAGGCCGGAGGGGCAgtaggaggagaaggaggaagcGGAGCGGGTTGAGACAGGTGGTGCAGTCTGAGGAGGAGGCGTCTGGACGGCACTGGGCTAGACCATACGTGGAACCGATGAAGGAGGTGGAGAAGAGGGTGGGGGAATTGGCGGCGGTGGCAGTGAGGTTGGTGAGGAGGAGGGCGAGGTTGGTGGCGAAGGGGCTTGGTTTTGTGTAGTTGGCGGTGGTGGGGCAGTTGATGAGGATGGGGGCATTCTGGGAATGGGTTTTGGTGGAGAAGATGAGAAGCAGAGCTGCTTGGATGATGAACACTGTGTGCACGGCCATGGTGATGTTAGGTGGCTTCACTTCGTTGCCATTCTATTCTTTACATTAAGGTgaacaactatatatatattgccaacGATctgcgggtctattggtacacgggtcgccgatatagctctcaccgagtggtgagagttcgattctcggttgagagcacatttctgggagttgtgaatagtgattgtGTACGAGTGGTTCCAGCGCCACGTGAGCTGACTACGTCCCCCACTTTGCTTCACCGGCGCCTGGCACGTCCCCAGCTCTCATGGGTtcgcccatatatatatatatttttaactaacGACCAGAAGTATATTGTTTTCCAGTTTTGCAATGAATCAGTTTatccaaatttaaaaagaaaacaatatatatatatatatatatatatatatatatatatatatatattggtggtCTGGTCCTATTGAAATCCTTTGTAAGTGGTCATTTTTATGTCCTTACTTGCTTCGTTTGATGTTTGTGCATGTTCCTACTTTTTTAATGGCATGACGGgtcattttgataaaaaaattattatatttttgttttttttttttataaatatggataaacaaAGTGTTAAAAATGGCACCGACAAAATATTTGttgaaaatatagtaccacatcggttgtgtaatagaagtgtaatgggtttatatataggtatagaggttaagccactaagtcttgagactttttggtgtaaaacCCCTAAGTCCATATAAAGCTCATATAAGGGCCCACTAataccaaaaaatataaaatctaacaatatTAAGCTTTACAATCCTCCATTTACATGAGCTAATATTTAAACCTGTCTTTTCAACGGGATGAATACTTTATACAAAAAACCCTATATCAATGGACCAAAAATCGGTTGCCAGGGAAAGAGTCATTAGGGCTGAAACACAAATTTAGTTTCCTGCGGGGACCAACAGCCACTTATGTTCCTTCGGACGTGTTGACGTGAAATCAAGAATGGAGGTCGCCACGGCAGTTGACTTTTCTAGCCTGAATACAGAATCTTCTGTGTGGaaacataagtttccaaacAGGTTCTACTGTATCCTTTGCTATTTCAATAAAACTGtggtttattcatattttttttttaaaaaaaaaaaaaatttccaaacagGCTGGCAAACCTATCAGCAAATTCTTAGGATGTCCAACACCACCTAGATCATGAGGTCTTTTGTCAACCAGTTGAAACAATTCATTTATAACCTCCCTCAGCAAGCATGAAACCATCACAACTATAAcatccataataataataataattattattttcaatttttttaatggtttatgtattctttttgaaaGAATAGCCATATTCATGCATAATTCATACATCTTAATTTGCTTCACTAGCAAGGTTCAATTTCATCAATGGAGGCAGCATTCACAGAGTTTCCGGCCTTCTGAGTAGAACCTTCATCCATCCCTGGTTGAACCTTGTTCATCGTGTTGCTTGGAAAGTAGAAAGTAGGAGGAGAAGGAGCTGGAAGAGAAGTAGAGTAACTATTGAGCATGAGAACAATGGATGCCATGCTTGGCCTCTGTTTTGGATCTTCCTGGACGCAAAGCAACCCTATGTGTATGCATCTCAGCACTTGTTCAGCTCTGAACTGATCACCTCCTCCACTCTCCATCAACTCCAGTGATGTCCCTCCGTTCCAATGCTGCCATACCTTGTTAGTTAACAAGCATAAAAGTTAGTCATATATGTTATTAATACTATTAACTAATTGATGCACTTAGTACTTACATTAGTTGGAAGATCAGTAGCGCTACCAGATGCTTGGAAGCCACAGTTCTTCTTACCAGTTATTATCTCCAAAACCAAAATTCCATAACTATAAACATCCGATTTCGTTGAGAACACACCATGCAGAGCATATTCTGGTGCCATGTATCCACTGCacattagataaattaaatgatgttCAAAATCATGCTTTAATTAGTACTATGTATGGGGAGTTTAATAGAAGCCATGATTAATGTAGACTTACTATGTCCCAGCTATTCGATTAGTTTTTCCTTGTGTTTCATCAGCATTGAAGAGCTTAGCGAGGCCGAAATCTGAAATTTTCGGATTCATATCCCCATCTAACAGGATGTTGCTTGCTTTCAAGTCTCGGTGGATTACAGTGCGACGTGAATCTTCATGCAGATAAAGAAGCCCTCGTCCAATGCCTTCAATTATCTTGTATCTCCTTGTCCAA includes the following:
- the LOC120266740 gene encoding antifungal protein ginkbilobin-2-like produces the protein MAVHTVFIIQAALLLIFSTKTHSQNAPILINCPTTANYTKPSPFATNLALLLTNLTATAANSPTLFSTSFIGSTYGLAQCRPDASSSDCTTCLNPLRFLLLLLLPLRPLRRHPLRPLPSPLLPPPLLLSSGQR
- the LOC120266739 gene encoding cysteine-rich receptor-like protein kinase 10; protein product: MDQITSNAYQSSSRFGANTSNFLDSGDIYGMVQCTRDLSDSDCAKCLNQAVGVVRGYCSGNIGCQALSMSCTARYETYPFFNVSWLAPSPAPPPVPPFLENNTNSISPAPTIGSGSKTPGNSPNGRKTRNTVRLVVVIVIPLVAAFVLLSGAYFWLQRRRVSKRIVKRAPTELYHYEITSLKSVEEQEFRSTESLLIDLATLRSATDNFSETNKLGEGGFGPVYKGVLVDGQEIAVKRLSGASSQGLLELRNEVVLVAKLQHRNLVMLLGCCLVGEEKLLVYEYLPNTSLDTILFDPIRCKQLDWAKRYNITKGISRGLLYLHEDSRLRIIHRDLKASNILLDQDMNPKISDFGLAKLFGVDETQNTSRIVGTYGYMAPEYTSNSPEYVLHGLFSTKSDVYSYGVLVLEIITGKRNFGFQASGHAPDLLSYVWQHWQGGTVLELKDKNLSDGFQLEEVLRCIHIGLLCVQEEANRRPNMASIVLMLESYSAFSSNSFSSRFFIT